A stretch of the Symmachiella macrocystis genome encodes the following:
- the crcB gene encoding fluoride efflux transporter CrcB: MQELLFVGVGGFVGAVSRFYLSGWVRGLLFQRYGPEFPFFALGTMAVNVAGCFLIGLSTVLVQRNHLSQETQLLLMTGFLGALTTFSTFGSETVEMFLKEGDARFAVLNVVGNLALGIGAVVLGRWSAQLVLG; the protein is encoded by the coding sequence ATGCAAGAACTGTTGTTTGTTGGTGTCGGTGGATTTGTAGGAGCGGTGAGCCGTTTTTACCTCTCCGGTTGGGTGCGCGGATTGCTGTTTCAGCGCTATGGACCGGAGTTTCCCTTTTTTGCTTTGGGAACGATGGCCGTGAATGTCGCTGGCTGCTTCTTGATTGGCCTATCAACAGTCCTAGTGCAGCGCAATCACCTCTCCCAGGAAACGCAGTTGCTGTTGATGACCGGATTTTTGGGAGCTTTGACGACCTTTTCCACCTTCGGCAGCGAAACCGTTGAGATGTTTCTCAAAGAAGGGGATGCCCGTTTTGCCGTCCTGAATGTCGTCGGAAATCTGGCGCTGGGAATCGGAGCGGTTGTGCTAGGGCGCTGGTCAGCCCAACTGGTCTTGGGATGA
- a CDS encoding DUF1501 domain-containing protein: protein MLTVIEGGQTGRRREFLKIGGLSLGGLSLADFFTNSLQAAGRQSLISGKSVVFVFMHGGPSQIETFDPKMSAPVGIASATGEIATAIPGITYGSTFPQLAKWADRTTIVRSFTSGDSRHDIKPIVGKATHGANLGSLFSRVAGQNHPQNGMPTNIALYPRAVDDSTMPAIKKFGDFESTGTLGGGYAPFVPSGGGEMRKNMELQLPLARLDDRRRLLANLDRIRRAVDVDNSLAGLDSLKQQAFDTILGGVSDAFDLSSEDPAVVARYDTAPLVRPDTINKKWKNHERYADNSKSLGKLMLLARRLCERGCGFVTVTTNFVWDMHGDQNNAGVSEGMDYMGRPFDHAISAFLEDVHARGLSDKILLVCTGEMGRTPRINNRGGRDHWGGLAPLLLSGGGIAPGQVIGQSTRDASRPLTEPVTLKHLVATVLSRLIDVAELRVQSGIPGDIIRAASANPIPGLS from the coding sequence ATGCTCACGGTCATTGAAGGAGGCCAAACGGGGCGACGGCGCGAATTCCTCAAAATTGGAGGATTGTCGCTAGGGGGGCTGTCGTTGGCGGACTTCTTCACCAACTCCTTGCAGGCAGCCGGCAGGCAGTCGCTGATTTCCGGAAAGTCCGTCGTATTCGTATTTATGCATGGCGGTCCCAGTCAGATCGAAACCTTTGATCCTAAAATGTCCGCTCCGGTGGGAATCGCCAGTGCCACTGGTGAAATTGCCACGGCCATTCCGGGCATTACCTACGGCAGCACGTTTCCCCAATTGGCCAAATGGGCCGACAGAACGACGATCGTGCGCTCCTTTACCTCGGGCGATAGTCGGCACGACATCAAACCAATCGTAGGCAAAGCAACGCACGGGGCAAATCTCGGCTCTCTGTTTTCCCGCGTGGCCGGGCAAAATCATCCCCAAAATGGCATGCCCACAAATATTGCCCTTTATCCCAGGGCGGTTGACGATTCCACCATGCCGGCCATCAAGAAGTTCGGCGACTTCGAATCCACTGGGACGTTGGGAGGCGGCTATGCGCCGTTTGTGCCCAGCGGTGGGGGCGAGATGCGTAAGAACATGGAATTGCAACTCCCGCTGGCGCGGTTGGACGATCGGCGTCGGTTATTGGCCAATTTGGATAGAATCCGCCGTGCCGTAGACGTCGACAATTCACTGGCTGGACTCGATTCACTGAAGCAACAAGCCTTCGATACAATTTTAGGGGGCGTGAGTGACGCATTCGATCTATCGAGCGAGGATCCGGCGGTAGTCGCCCGCTATGACACGGCTCCGTTAGTTCGTCCTGACACGATCAACAAGAAGTGGAAAAACCACGAACGCTATGCTGACAATTCCAAGTCGCTTGGAAAGTTAATGTTGCTGGCGCGGCGACTGTGCGAGCGTGGGTGCGGTTTTGTGACGGTGACGACCAATTTTGTGTGGGATATGCATGGCGACCAAAATAACGCCGGCGTGTCCGAAGGCATGGACTACATGGGACGACCGTTTGATCATGCGATCTCCGCGTTTCTGGAAGACGTCCATGCCCGTGGATTGAGTGACAAAATCTTACTCGTTTGCACGGGCGAGATGGGCCGAACGCCGCGCATAAACAACCGAGGTGGACGCGATCATTGGGGCGGATTGGCGCCGTTGTTGCTGTCCGGAGGCGGAATTGCTCCGGGGCAGGTGATCGGACAATCAACCCGCGACGCATCGCGGCCGCTCACTGAGCCGGTTACCTTGAAACATCTGGTCGCTACGGTCCTGAGCAGATTGATCGACGTCGCTGAGTTGCGGGTACAAAGTGGGATACCGGGCGACATCATCCGCGCCGCCTCGGCCAACCCAATTCCCGGCTTGTCTTGA
- a CDS encoding response regulator transcription factor, with protein MTILLVEDQPAHAKLIERAFESAGSGFRLSVVSSLREAQKFLTTSTPDVVIADLELPDGRGTDLIRHDDNAPAFPVVVLTSHGNEQVAVEAMKAGALDYVVKSAAVMRDLPRISAAAIREWTHLVERRRAEKARTQSLRLLEGVLDSLSAQVAVLDDNGMILMVNSAWANQSSPNPFSGKAFGVTVNYLSACSNVTGEMQPAANTIVAGVRDVITGIQSQFCVEVLCYHAADQRWYQVEVSPFSGAGAARAVVLYEDISERKHAENEARDRAIHRERLATLSDREHEVMTMVVAGKANKVIARDLGRSEKTVEKHRANVMKKLKVRTIADLVRIAVSIER; from the coding sequence ATGACTATCTTGCTCGTCGAAGATCAGCCTGCTCACGCGAAATTGATCGAACGCGCATTCGAGTCAGCAGGCTCCGGTTTCCGACTCTCCGTAGTCAGCAGCCTGCGAGAAGCGCAAAAGTTCCTCACCACGAGTACTCCCGACGTAGTGATCGCTGACTTGGAACTTCCCGATGGGCGCGGGACCGACCTGATCCGCCACGATGACAATGCGCCGGCATTTCCGGTCGTCGTGTTAACCAGTCATGGTAATGAACAGGTCGCGGTCGAGGCCATGAAGGCCGGGGCGCTGGACTATGTGGTCAAATCGGCGGCAGTCATGCGGGATTTACCGCGAATTTCCGCAGCGGCGATTCGCGAGTGGACGCACTTGGTCGAACGTCGCCGCGCCGAAAAGGCGCGGACACAGTCACTGCGACTTCTGGAGGGGGTGCTCGATTCGTTATCCGCCCAAGTGGCGGTTCTGGATGACAACGGCATGATTCTGATGGTGAATTCGGCCTGGGCAAATCAGTCAAGTCCCAATCCCTTTTCCGGCAAAGCGTTTGGGGTGACCGTCAACTATCTCAGTGCATGTTCAAACGTGACCGGTGAAATGCAACCGGCCGCCAATACCATTGTCGCCGGTGTGCGCGATGTCATTACCGGAATACAATCGCAGTTTTGTGTGGAAGTCCTCTGTTACCACGCCGCGGACCAACGTTGGTACCAGGTCGAGGTCTCGCCGTTTAGCGGAGCGGGAGCGGCCCGGGCCGTGGTCCTGTACGAGGATATCAGCGAACGCAAACATGCGGAAAACGAGGCACGAGACAGGGCGATCCATCGCGAACGTCTGGCCACACTTTCGGACCGCGAGCACGAGGTGATGACGATGGTAGTCGCCGGGAAAGCCAACAAGGTCATCGCTCGGGACCTGGGACGCAGCGAAAAGACGGTCGAAAAACACAGGGCCAACGTGATGAAAAAACTCAAAGTCCGCACAATCGCCGATCTGGTGCGAATTGCCGTTTCGATAGAACGGTAA
- the argB gene encoding acetylglutamate kinase, translated as MDDATQKAGVLIEALGWIRQFRDKHVVIKLGGSALENDETVRNLLTDVIFMGAVGMRPILVHGGGKAISQAMQDAGIEPRFVQGRRYTDQKTIDLVSEVLAKEICGSLVGEMRKQAGHAMGLSYLSQNCLVGEKLTLTGEKGDKIDLGRVGRIVDIDEDLIRRTCEAGIIPVIPSIALDSAGEKLNVNADTAAAAVARLLNVEKLIFLSDVPGIFLDQHDPETLQNHLDVNRCRQLIADGTIATGMVPKVDAALEAIAAGVRKVHIVDGRKSHSLLLEIYSDHGIGTEIVPPASA; from the coding sequence GTGGACGACGCGACTCAAAAGGCGGGCGTGCTCATCGAGGCGCTGGGTTGGATCCGGCAATTTCGTGATAAGCACGTAGTCATCAAACTGGGCGGAAGCGCGCTCGAAAACGACGAAACTGTCCGGAATTTGCTCACCGACGTCATTTTCATGGGCGCTGTCGGCATGCGTCCGATTCTGGTACACGGCGGCGGCAAGGCGATCAGCCAAGCCATGCAGGACGCGGGAATCGAGCCTCGTTTCGTCCAAGGCCGCCGGTATACCGACCAAAAAACGATCGATTTGGTCTCCGAAGTGTTGGCCAAGGAGATATGTGGAAGTTTGGTTGGCGAAATGCGTAAACAGGCTGGGCATGCGATGGGGCTGAGTTACCTTTCGCAAAACTGCCTTGTCGGTGAAAAGTTGACCCTCACCGGCGAGAAGGGTGACAAAATTGATCTGGGCCGCGTGGGCCGGATTGTGGATATTGACGAAGATCTGATTCGCCGCACCTGTGAAGCGGGCATCATTCCGGTGATCCCTTCCATCGCGTTGGATAGCGCGGGCGAAAAACTAAACGTCAACGCCGATACCGCAGCAGCGGCCGTTGCCCGGCTGCTGAACGTGGAAAAATTAATTTTTCTCAGCGACGTGCCGGGAATTTTCTTGGATCAACACGATCCGGAGACGCTACAGAATCATTTGGATGTCAATCGTTGTCGGCAGTTGATTGCCGATGGCACAATCGCAACGGGAATGGTTCCCAAAGTCGATGCCGCCTTGGAAGCAATCGCCGCGGGGGTTCGCAAAGTCCATATCGTCGATGGCCGGAAGTCACACTCGTTGTTGCTGGAGATTTATTCCGATCACGGAATTGGAACTGAAATTGTGCCGCCCGCATCGGCGTAG